TGTGCCTGTTTTGGATGACTTCTACAGTTTGCTGGTGCATGCCAATGAAGAGCACCTCATAGCTAAACACAGGGCAGATCCACACTATGCATTAAAACATATTTAAtacatatttaaagcatgtgcctttccccaaagaatcctgggaactgtagttggtagggtcctgggaattgtagctctgtgaggtgggaatatagttcccaggattcgggggggggggagtgatgtgctttagatgtagccacgagaggggagagtgctcttgtgctcagatcctgttgCGGGTttccaatgggcatctggtttgtcactgtgagaacagcatgctagactagatgggccattggtctgatccagtaagctgctcttgtgttcttcaatgtgctttaaatgtatggtgtggatctgctgaTGGGCTCTATTTTGTGCTTTCCATCAACATGTAAAGGTGATCTAGTGGAATAGGCTTGTGAAATCCAGCTCCCTCCCTGCATTCATATCTCTTGATATGGTTTGTGAACAAGTCTATTGAGCCTAAGCATACCACTGGTTGAATCCTGAGCTTCTCCGTGGTCTACAGAAATCCTgaaagctctctctttctctggacTGTTGTGAAGCCTACTTCTTTCATCCCTGTGTCTTCCACACAGAGCTACAAGCCCACAGAAATCTTGTCTATGTGTGAAGGACCTTCTCCACTGGCTGCTCTCGCCCCTGAAAGCCAGCAAGAGCTTTTGGGCAATGTATTTCTCTTCCTCAAGAAAGGAGGAGGTTCAATGGACTCCTCTCAGTGGAACGAAGTCTACCACCTTTTGCTCTCCAACTTCCTACCGACTCTTGGGACATCCCGCCACCCCCAATCATCCTCCAAGGCAACTTGTGAACTCTTCCATTCCACGTAAGTCAGAGGTGGCATAATTGTGGGTGTGGGGAAGTGTgccgaaaagaagaagaagaagaagcatctaTTGCTGAAAATAACATCCAGAAATGCAGAAGAAAGGATGGCTTATTAAAAATGTGCATAAACAAATATTGCAAACTGATGGGGTGGAActtaagactgggggggggggaatgagaaactgagagaaaccaacattgacaGATTCATTCACCCCTACATCATATCACCTTGAATTTTGTTGAAAATgatagggggagggagggggaggggggagagggagagaatgaggGGGTGCAGATAAATTTTTGAACAGAGCCCCCTAGAATCTTATGTTGCTCAAAATGTCCCACTCTAAAAAATACTGCACTGATGCTTCAAAACTTATTTTTTAATCCCAGAATGAAGGAGATTGTTGCACTTCACCCCAGCCTTACTAAATGGCAGGAAGAACTTGTAGAGGTCAAAAGCCTTTGCCTCCTGGGTGATCATCAACCCAAACCCACAGGTAACCTTTCATTACTAAGGGGGAGGGTCTTCCTTCAGTCTGAGGGTGGCATTCCCTTCTTAGCAaccaaaacaaagaagaaaagtgAGCAGAACGTAGGAAGCAGCCTGACACCAAGTCAGATTGTTGCTCCTCTTAGCTGACATGTTCCCAAACTGATacttcctctctttccatttgCAGCAGCAACACAAATCCCTGACAGAACTGCAAATCACCCCCCTGGAGGCGCCAAAACTCAAAACGTTGCAAATGTCACAGGTGACAACTCTGGACAATCTGCATCTCACAGTTCTGGAGATGCCACCACTCTTCCAACCAAGGTCCCTGCAGCTGCCACAGGGGGCACCCAAGGAGGTGCATCAACCCTCTTCCCTGGGAGAGAGGCTGGAGGCATCTCTGGCAGTGCCCGAACTCTCCACCCAGGAGATAACACAGGACGGACAACTAGAGGGTCTGCATCTTGCACTTCAAGGCAGACTACCACTCCCACCCCTGGAAGTGCCATAGGCAATACCCCTGACGTCACAAGAGGAACCACAAGCAGGGTCCCTGCTGTTCTTACAACACACAGCCCTGAGAGTGCCACAGGCCACATCCCCGGAAATTCTACAGGCACCATCCCTGATGGTGGTACAACTCACATCCCCGGAGGCACAACCAGCAACGTTACTAGAGGAGCCTCAACTCAAGTCCCTGGTGGAGCAACAAGCAACATCCCTGGTGGTTCTGCAACCAACATCCGTGGTGGAGCAACAAGCAAAATCCCCGATGTTGCTGCAACTCGCATCTCTGTAGGAGCAACAGGCAACACCACTGGTGGTGGTGCTGCAATTGACCTCCCTGGTGGAGCAACAAGCAACATCCCTGGTGGTTCTGCAGCTCACATCCCGGGAGCTACTGAAACTTCAATTCATGGAAGCTCAAACAGCAACATTCCTGGAAGAACTACAGCTCCCGTTCCTGGAAAGGATACAGCATACAGTCACGGTATCCCGGGTGCTGGAGCAACTTCTGCCACTGGTGGCAATACAACTCACATCCCTGGAAATGTCTCTGGAGGTGCCTCTGTATATGCATGGACTTGCCCAGTCCTATTTTTTGCCTGCCTTCTCCTCCCTTGCTTTATTGTAACCATTTCCCCATAGTGCACCTCTGTTTCACAACCCACCTGCAAATGTGCCTAAATAAGAGACACTCTTTGGAATCAGACTACAGTGTTGTGTATCAGTGTCTTCCCAGATAACCGATAGCAGTTTTCTAGCATCCTGCTACTCTGGAATCTTGAATTTATTGTGTTTGATTACACAGGATATATTTATCATGCAATAAATCATCCGTCCAGCCAATGGTGCACATCAAAGTATTCTGGTATCCTTCTAGCTTCACATTACCGAGAAATTTGTACAaaatggggttgccatatttcaaacagtgaagaTCTGggcagaaaagttgttgagctttttttttgacAAGATCTtatgggaaattggcaaaaatgacgctgccatacacctggatttccccggacatttccTCGGTTTTCATCCGgacactgctgccaactgcaATATTCCgtgtatgtccgggaaattctggacttATGGCAACCCCAAACAAAGATGTAGGTTGTTATGTGAAAAGAGGACCACGTGTGGCTTCTGCAGAAAGCATTTCGTTTCTTTTCTTCATAAATCTTATTTTCCTTAGTAGGAGTAGAAAGAAGGGTATGGTGGAAGCTCTATCAtctaatatttaatattttttgctGAACATTCCTAATTTCTGAACATCCCAGTTTGGAAAAGCAGCTGGACTTTGCCGAGTGCCTCCCCCACCATTCTGTTCCTCTCCCCTGACCCCTAAAAAAGTTCAGCCCACATAGCGAGTTAATGTTAGGCTATTCAGCAGGACTCACTAGGCATAGTGACACATagttataccaagtcagatcattggtccatctaactcagtattgtctccactgactgacagaggctctccagggtttcaggcagggagtctctcccaaccctacctggataTGAAGCAGGGGCAGTGATGGGTGTGGCCTGAACAGAGTGGGTGTTTCTGGGAAGAGGGTGTGGTGTAGTCCTGGGTGTGGTCCTGAGGGCCACGTAAAGAGGTTTGGAGGGCCAGACGTTTACGATGATATAttagaggagggaggagagctaTGGACCTCTAGAAGGAAAAATGCAACCAGAACAAAAGGAAGGGCCAAAGAAAGGCTGGGTTTCAGGGAAGGTGGATAAAGAAGTGATGCAAGGTAGGTATGAATAATAGAACGAAgttcttaagaagaagaagaagaaaagtgagcAGAACATAGGAACACGGGAAGCAGCCTTGCACCAAGTTGGATTGTTGGTCCACTTAGCTCAGAAGTTTCCAAACtgattattttctctctttttttcatgtTCATTTTCAGCAATGCAAATCCCTGAACGAGCCCCAGACATCCCCGGAGGCTCCCCAGGCAATATCCTTGGAGCTGCTGAAACTCAACATGTTACAAGTGTTATAGCCAATTCCCCTGAAACAACCAAAGGGGACACTTTTGAAGAAGCTGCAATTCATGGTCCTGGAGATGCCACCACTGTTGCAACTGATGCCCCTGCAGCTGCTACAGGGGACACCCAGAGTGCTGCGACCCTCATCCCTGGGAGGCAGAAAGGAGGCACCACTGGCAATGCGGCAACTCTCCACCCTGCAGGAAGCACAGGAGGTGTACTAGGAGGGGGTGCATCCTACGTCTCGAGACAGACCACCACTCTCATCCTTGGAAGTGGAAGTGGAGGCATCACAAGAAACATCCTTGGTGCTGCTGCAACCCATATTCCTGGAGCAGCAACTGGTGACATTCTCGGGGGTGCTGTAATTAATGTCCCAGGCAATATTGTTGGTGGCACTGCAACTCACATTCCTGTTGGGGCAACAGGCATCATCTATGGTGGTATTGCCACTGACATTGCTGGAGGTGCCACAGGCAGGATCCTTGGTGATACAGAGCCTCCCATCCTGGGAGGTGCATCAGGCTACATTCCAGGTAGTGCTACAAGGCACATCCCTGGAGAAACAGGAGGCAACCTCACTGGTGGTTTTGCAACTGTCAACCCAGGTAAGGGAACAGGCAACATAACTTCAGGTTCTGAAACTAACATCCATGGTGGAGCAACAGGCAACATCTTTGATGGTTCTGTAACTCAGATCCCTGGTGACACAACAAACAACATCATTGGTGGTTCTGCAACTCACATCTCTGTAGGCACAAGAGTCAATGCAGCTGGTGGTTCTGCAACTGACATCACAGTTGATACAACAGGCAACATTCCTGGTGGTCCTACAACGCACATCCCTGGTGAAACAGGAGGCAACTTGGCTGGTGGTTCTGAAACTGGCATCCCTGGTGGTGCAACAAGCAATTTCCCTGGAGGTTCTGTAACTCACAACTCTGTAGCCACTGCAGGCAACACTGATGGTGGTTCTGCAACTCAGATAACCCATGGTGCAACAGGCAACATTCCTGAAGGTGCTGGAACTGACAAACCTGGAGGTGGAGCAGGCAGCATAACTGGTGGTTTCCCTACTCAAATCTCTGTAGGCACAACTGGCAGCATTCCTGGTGGTTTGACAGTACATATTCCTGGCCAAACAGGAGGCAAGCTCTATAGTGGTTCTGCAACTGGCATTGCTGGAGGTGCCACAGGCAACATCTCTGGTGGTTCTGCAACTGACACCCCTGATGGTGCAACAGGCAACATCTCAAATGCCACTGCAACTAACATTCCTGGTGGTACAACAAACAGCATCCTTGTTTCTGCAACTCATGTATCTATAGACACAAGGAGCAACATTGCTGGTGATTCTGCAACTGACATCCCTAGTGAAATGGGAGAAAACACTGCTGGTCATTCTGCAACTGGCATCCCTGGTGGTGCAACAGGAAATGTCTCTGAAGGTTCTGCAACTCACAACTCTGTAAGCACAGCAGGCAACATTGATGGTGGTTCTGTAAATGACATTGCTAGTACAGCAACGGGCAACATTCCTGATGGTGCTGCAACAGACATCTTTGGTGGTGCAACAGGGAACAGCTCTGATGGTTCTACAACTGACATCCTTGGAGAGGCAACAGGCAGCCTTGCTGGTGGTTCTGAAACTCACATCTCTGTAGGCACAACAAGAAGCAACATTGCTGGTGGTTCTGCAATGGACATTCCTGTTAGAGCCATAGGCAACATCCTTGGTGGTTCTGCAACTCATATCTCTGTAGGCACAACAGGCAACCTTGATGGTGGTTCTGAAGCTGACATGGCTGGTGCAGCAACAGACAACATTCCTGATGCTGCTGCAACCGACATTCTTCATGGCATCACAGGCAACATGCTTGGTAGTGCTGCAACTCACATCTCTGTAGGCACAAGAGACAACACTGCTGGCTGGTTTGCAACTGACATCCATGGTGCAGCAACAGGCAACATCCGTGAAGCTGCTACAGCTGACATTGCTGGTGCAGCAACAGGCAACATTCCTAATGGTCCTACAACACGTGTCCCTGGTGAAACAGGAGACAACGTCACTGGTGGTTCTGTAACTGACATTGCTGGTGCAGCAACAGACAACAGCCCTGCAACTAACATCCTTGGTGGTTCTGCAACTCGCATTTCTGTAGGCACAACAGGCAACAGTGCTGATGGTTCTGCAGCTGATATTATTAGTGGTGCAACAAGAAACATTCCTGGTGGATTCACAACTGGCATCCTTGGAGAGGCAACAGGCAGCAGCACTGATGGTTCTTTAACTCCCGTCTCTATAGGCACAAGAAGCAATACTGCTGGTGGTTCAACAGCAATTGTCTCTGGGGGTTCAGCAGCTTACAACTCTGTAGGCACAGCGGGCAACATTGATGGTGGTTCTGCAACTGACATCACTGTTGGTGCTACAGGTCACATCCCAGATGGTGCTGCAACGGACACTGGAATCGCAGCAACAGGCAACATACCACATGCTGCTCCAATGTTCATCCCTGGTGGCACAACAAAAAATATCCTTGATAGTTCTGCAAGTGGCATTACCGCTGGTGCAAAAGGCAACATTCCTGGTGGTTCTGCAGTTGACATCCTTGCAGAGGGAACAGACAGCATCGTTGGAGGTtctgaaacaacaacaaggagcaaCACTGTTGGTGGTTCTGAAATTGGAACTGCTGGTGGTGCAACAGGCAACATTCCTGGTGGTCCTACAACACACATCCCTGGAGAAACAGGAGGCAACTTCACTGGTGGTTCTGCAACTGACATCGCCAGTGGTGCAACAGGCAATATCTCTGGAGGTTCTGCAAATCACAACTCTGTAGACATGGGAGGCAACATTGATGATGGTTTTGCGACAGAGATACCTCATGGCGTAACAGGAAACACTgctggtgcttctgcacatggcaTCACTAGTGATGCAACAGGCAACATCCATGGTCCAGCAACAAGCAACATCCCCCATGGTGCTCCATCAATCTTTGGTGGAGCAACAGGCAACATCACTGGTGGTTCCACAACCGACATCACTGGTGGTGCCACAAGCAACATCCCTGGTAGTTCTGCAACTCAAATTCCTCATCACACAACAGGCACCTTCAGTAGTGGTGATGCAACTCAGATCCCTGTTACAGCAACGGGCAACATGCGTGGTGCTGCTGCATCTGACATCCCTAGTGGCACTACAGGCAACATCCCCAATGGCTCTGCCATTGACCTCCCTGGTGGTGCAACTCCCGACATCAATGGTGGGGATGTCACCCAAATCCCTGGTAGCGCAACAGAGGATGTCTCTGGTGGCGATTTGATTCATATTCCCGGGGATGCAGCAACTCATATTCTTGGTAGTGCAACAGGCAAAATTCCTTCTGTCTCTGAATTTGATGTTCCTGGTGGTGCAACAGGTGGTTCTGTAACTCACATCCCGACAGGCTACATTCCTGCTGGTTCTGCAACTGACATCCCCAGTGGCACAACAGGCAGTGGCAATGGTGGTTCTGCAATTCCCATTCCTACTGGTGCAACAGGTAACCACACTGGTGTTGCTGTAACTCCCATCCTTGGAAATGCCACAGGGGACATCTATGGAGGTGCCCCTTCATATGCATGGACCCATCCAATCCTGTTTCCCACCTCCCTTGTCCTCCCTTGCTTTCTTACAACTGTTTTCCTATAACCCAACCTTGCTTTCCACAATGTTtagtaaaatatttaatatttcttaGTAAACATTCCTTATTTTTGTACATCTGAGTTTGAAAAAGCATCTGGATGTTTCTTGGTGCCTCACCAACCATTGTGTTTTTCCACCCTTCAAACTTCGCCTCCACCCCTTAAAGAGTTCAGTCCACTCGCAAACTTTGTGCAGGTAATAAAAAGCTGGGTCCTTTGTGCTTTTGAGATCAATACATGGCGATTTAATGTGGATATTCAATGGCCAATTGCATAACCTTATTAGGCATGTAGAGACAATTGATGtgaaaaataggaagctgccttatactgaattggAGCATTGGTGAGCTAGCTTAGTACTGccagcactgattggcagcagctctccagaacttcaggcagggagtctctcccactCCTCCCAGGAAATACCCgagattgaacttgagaccttctgcatgtaaagtgaGCCATGTTCCTTCCGCAAATTCCTTCCACAATTAGGTGGTTATCTAATGAAGGATTTTCAGCACTCTCACTTGCTGGTGTCTTGGGGAATGTACTCACCTTTCCTACACTAAATGATTCTCTAAATGATTATTAGCTTGGATACTTCGTATACTTGTGTGTGAATTTATCATAcaatccaacatttctctgatgaaaataggaacatcctattccatcatcataatgataaaatgatttttaaaatattttttttatttttatttataccctgcccatctgactgggttatcccagccactctgggaggcttccaacatatataaaatcataataaaacattaaacattacaaaacttccctgtacagggctgctttcaggggACTCCAGGGTtgcacaactccataccctccagcattcctccaatgaaaataggggtgtcctaaggaaaagtgggacattctaggatcaaatcagaaaccaggatagcttctgtaaatccgggactgtctctggaaaatagggacacttggagggtctgatatatTCAATGTTCATGAATTCAGAGGTAGTGTGCTAAGCAGGTTAATATCCTCACTCCAACCTCTGTTCCCCTTTCCCCCAGAGACAGGGCTCAGCCACACACCTTTTGCCTTGCACTTTCTAGGCTCATGCCTGCACTTTCCCAGTCTGTGCCCCAGAGCTCCCCCCACCACGCCACTTCATgcaggaaaacccactctctagcactgaatcggaacaaatggcaatttgggttttccctggATTGCCATTTcctctgattcagcggtaaagagcaTGTTTTCATGGAGAAATCagtgaaagggaaagaaaagtgCTCAGACGTGGACCTAGAAATCCCAGACTGCACCTAGTAATACAGagcaaagggaagtgtggatgagtcctcaAACTCCACAAGGAAAAGAACATGtaacacttttttttaaggaaataaaactTTTAACTGTTATTTTTGGTCTGGTTATTTGTTTATTCCCTTGCAAAGGAAGACCTCAATTTATGGCCTGGTTGTTTATCCTGCTATTCCCATTGCAAAGAAAAGACTTGGGTCTGGCTGTGTGTCTCGAGCCTGATCAGTTTGACACATGCAGCAAAGCTGTTGTTTAAAGTTCGCTATCTAGTTCCGCTCCAAAACTGGATCATAATATgagcagccagcacagccaatagccagggacgatgggagttgtagtccagcaacttctggagggtcacagatgaTCCCCAACCTTGCTTTAGGCACCAACAGAAACAATTTGTGTTATGCCCAGGGAAAAGCACTTTGAatatgctcagaaacatactcGAGGGACAAGCCAGAGGTTTTGAAAACACAAGGTGGCAGCTGTACAATCATGTTCCTATTGGTTGCAGCCTATTTAATAAAAAGGGTATTTTAGCTGGATTCGGCATCCTCCAGagtaattttattgcattttctgcACTCTCCTTAAGCTTAGAGCTGCTATTAGAGCTGCCCAAACACTGGGAATCTTTTAAGGCCCAAACATTAACTTTCCAAGATTTCCTGTAGGCTTTgagtgggtattattattattatttcagtttatgAGTTATGACTTGAAGCAGTTTGTCCACATGCAAATATCTGTCCCCAAGGGGCTCATCATCTAAGCCAGGAGTGAAGGTTCTCAAGGCCTGTTTGGAGCACCAGCTCTGAGATACTCAGATGGCTCTGCAATATCTTGTGTGAGGATCCCAGAGCTGCTTcgcaggcagccccccccccaaacaacagcagcaacaacaacaacaacaacaaggcagagagcttatgAGCTTCTTATGCACTGGTTAACCAAAGCAGACATAACCCAGTTTTCGATGCACATGATTAcagatgtttattttattttatttttaaaaagctcagagTTTTATCCCAAAAGTCAATATGGGAGCTATGAAGCGAGGAGGAAAGGATAGGGTGTATGTTAGTTAGTTATTTGCTTGTGACATCCAGAGCTTTATGCATCAAGTCAGtggggtccatctagtccagcatccgcaatggccatccagatgcccaGTGGGGaatttgcaagcaggacctgagccca
The sequence above is drawn from the Lacerta agilis isolate rLacAgi1 chromosome 13, rLacAgi1.pri, whole genome shotgun sequence genome and encodes:
- the LOC117056991 gene encoding uncharacterized transmembrane protein DDB_G0289901-like, with product MQPEQKEGPKKGWVSGKVDKEVMQAMQIPERAPDIPGGSPGNILGAAETQHVTSVIANSPETTKGDTFEEAAIHGPGDATTVATDAPAAATGDTQSAATLIPGRQKGGTTGNAATLHPAGSTGGVLGGGASYVSRQTTTLILGSGSGGITRNILGAAATHIPGAATGDILGGAVINVPGNIVGGTATHIPVGATGIIYGGIATDIAGGATGRILGDTEPPILGGASGYIPGSATRHIPGETGGNLTGGFATVNPGKGTGNITSGSETNIHGGATGNIFDGSVTQIPGDTTNNIIGGSATHISVGTRVNAAGGSATDITVDTTGNIPGGPTTHIPGETGGNLAGGSETGIPGGATSNFPGGSVTHNSVATAGNTDGGSATQITHGATGNIPEGAGTDKPGGGAGSITGGFPTQISVGTTGSIPGGLTVHIPGQTGGKLYSGSATGIAGGATGNISGGSATDTPDGATGNISNATATNIPGGTTNSILVSATHVSIDTRSNIAGDSATDIPSEMGENTAGHSATGIPGGATGNVSEGSATHNSVSTAGNIDGGSVNDIASTATGNIPDGAATDIFGGATGNSSDGSTTDILGEATGSLAGGSETHISVGTTRSNIAGGSAMDIPVRAIGNILGGSATHISVGTTGNLDGGSEADMAGAATDNIPDAAATDILHGITGNMLGSAATHISVGTRDNTAGWFATDIHGAATGNIREAATADIAGAATGNIPNGPTTRVPGETGDNVTGGSVTDIAGAATDNSPATNILGGSATRISVGTTGNSADGSAADIISGATRNIPGGFTTGILGEATGSSTDGSLTPVSIGTRSNTAGGSTAIVSGGSAAYNSVGTAGNIDGGSATDITVGATGHIPDGAATDTGIAATGNIPHAAPMFIPGGTTKNILDSSASGITAGAKGNIPGGSAVDILAEGTDSIVGGSETTTRSNTVGGSEIGTAGGATGNIPGGPTTHIPGETGGNFTGGSATDIASGATGNISGGSANHNSVDMGGNIDDGFATEIPHGVTGNTAGASAHGITSDATGNIHGPATSNIPHGAPSIFGGATGNITGGSTTDITGGATSNIPGSSATQIPHHTTGTFSSGDATQIPVTATGNMRGAAASDIPSGTTGNIPNGSAIDLPGGATPDINGGDVTQIPGSATEDVSGGDLIHIPGDAATHILGSATGKIPSVSEFDVPGGATGGSVTHIPTGYIPAGSATDIPSGTTGSGNGGSAIPIPTGATDLV